The genomic stretch CACTGCCGATAAAATTCTGGTAAACCACCAAACTTCCTTCTGTTTTTCCCACTAGGGCCATGCCCCGCTTCTCTGCATAAGCACTGCTCTCGTAGTGTCGCATCAACACCAAACTCACTGGGTTTTTCAAGCCAGCAATTTTGGCATAGCCCTCAACAATGTTTGTGCTCTTTTCAACTCTTACCTCGCCAGCATTCTCCCAAGCACTGTAATTCAATTCTGGCTTTGAGGAAGCACTCTGTTCAATGAATCTTGAGGCAACGGCAGAGCGGATTTCACCCGAATAACCAGCAACTTCAATTTTCGCATCAGCACCCAAATTCTCTATTCTGTAGCCAGTGTTGGCATTTGCATCTGTATCCACAAAAATTATCAAAGCATCGTAGCCATTGTTGGCACCGTTGAACAAACTGCCAGATACTTTAGCATAGAAGTAAACTCTATCGTTTTCATAGTAAACACTGTATTCGTCCAGGTTTATATCTGGGTTTGAAGAGGCATCAGTGTCTGTATAACTCGCAATACCTTTCCAGTCATCAAGATTTCCATCAACCTTTATTTTCCCTGATGGCTGAAGGGCATACCATATGACAAAAAGAGAGGAAAGCAGAAGAATTACAACAACACCATATGCAAGTCCTGTCTGGACTTTGCTTCTCCCCACTGGCTTAGGAATTGGCTTGATTTTCTGTTCCTCTTTTCTATCCTTAACCCTCACCTTCTTTTCAATTACAGTAACATTCTTGTCCTCCTCACTTTTTTCACTTCGTGTCTCTTCCTCCTTTTTAAATGCTTCCTCCAATTCCTTTTCAATTTCCTGCAATTCCTTTTCCAGCTCAATGCCAGTATCCTTCAGGCTGTTCATCTTTTCCCCTTCTTCTTCATCTTCCTTCTCCTGTTGCTCCTTCTCCTCTTTGTTTTCTCCATTCCCAGCTATCTTCTTGCTACCGTTTACCTCTATGTATTTTTTTATTCTAATTGCTGTATTGAGTTCCAACCCACCAACCTTCGCAAGCTCAGAAAGCTTTGCTTTTCTTAAATCCTCCATCGTTCTGTACCCAGCTTTCAGCAGGGATTCTATTTCTCTCTCCGTGATTCCAGGGATTTTCTGGAATTCCGCTCTTGCATTTTCCTCTGCTTTATCCATCACACTCATGCTCATCACTTCTTGCTTCCACTACAAAATCACTTGGCAATAAATAAGGGTTTCGTTTCCCAGCATGTTGCCCTAAAATTCATCTGGTTCAATTTGGATATAATTCCAAAGGAGAATTCTGCCCATCAATTCAATATTCTGACTGTGTCTCTTTTTTGAACGCACCACTCTTCCAAATATGTTTTTTATTGCAGAAAATATGCCCTCAATCACTACTCTCTCACAGTACACTTTCTGAAACTCCTTTGGATTCTGCCTTTGGAATTCCACAAGTAATGGCCAATCTCTTTCTCCTTTCTTCTTCGCACTGTGATTGGATTTTACTTTAATAAATGCTCTTGCTCCTAAATTTCGTATGGCTCTAATGAGATAGCGTGCAGCATAGCCTGCATCTCCGATTGCGTTTTTAATCTGGAAGCCATATTTCTTCATACTTCCTTTGAGCTTCTGAAGCATACGCTCACAAATCTTTGGGTCTCCTTTCCACCCTTTACTTACTTTTCCTATTAGAATCAAATTTCGTTCTCTGTCTAGCACAACATGGACTTTTAGAAATTTTCTTTTCTCTGTTTTTGAACCGTTTCTTGAAACTCTCCAGCACCTATATTGAATTGTTGAGTGGCCCGTTGAATCAAATATTATTGTCAGATGGAGACCTGATAGAACCTTTTGACATTCTATAATCATATCTTCAAGATATCTTTCTGGGATGTCTATGATGTGTTCCTGTATTGTGTTAGCATCTGGTACTACTGGTAGAAGCGATTTTTTATTCTTGCAAAGGAAACGAAGAAAACTCTCGGTATCCATGTAAGAAAGGTCAAGAAGCAGCTTGATAAGAATGCAAATCAAGATTACCTTTGGGGGTATAGGAGGTCTTCCTACTGTACCTGGTGGTTTCACAGGATAGGGATTTTCTCGCTTCTCTAGGCGTAGTTTGATGTTAAAGATTACCCTCTCAAACTTAAATGCTCTCATTTTCTTGTACTTTGTCCAGTACCCTGCACACAATCTCTTATATCTCCTGCCCGAATATTTGCTTCTCTTTCTACTCATATCTGTCCCTTCTGGCCTGAGTGGAAGTCGTTCTCAAACTCCCTTCCCTTCGGCCAGTAGGGACATATTTTTTCCCTATTTTTGTTTTTCTGCAATCTTCCAG from Thermoplasmata archaeon encodes the following:
- a CDS encoding transposase, yielding MSRKRSKYSGRRYKRLCAGYWTKYKKMRAFKFERVIFNIKLRLEKRENPYPVKPPGTVGRPPIPPKVILICILIKLLLDLSYMDTESFLRFLCKNKKSLLPVVPDANTIQEHIIDIPERYLEDMIIECQKVLSGLHLTIIFDSTGHSTIQYRCWRVSRNGSKTEKRKFLKVHVVLDRERNLILIGKVSKGWKGDPKICERMLQKLKGSMKKYGFQIKNAIGDAGYAARYLIRAIRNLGARAFIKVKSNHSAKKKGERDWPLLVEFQRQNPKEFQKVYCERVVIEGIFSAIKNIFGRVVRSKKRHSQNIELMGRILLWNYIQIEPDEF